In Lactuca sativa cultivar Salinas chromosome 5, Lsat_Salinas_v11, whole genome shotgun sequence, the DNA window TCCTCTTGTGGCAGAAAAGACATAGCCTGTAACCACATGGACAAGGAAGAAAACTTGTGTCTGTCAAATCAAGATCTTCACAGCATATCGGACATGTTGATGGAGCAAATGCAAATCCAACGTTCTTATAATGGCGATCTGAATTCATGGGGAAACTGTTCTGTTTTAGCAGATTTGGGAGACCTTGAGGACGATAAGCATCATCTGGTCTCCAGGCTCGATGATTCACTTGTGCATGGGAATCCTCTTGATCCTCTTTGATTGTTTCTACAGGCTCTAGCTCTGATGATGCAGTTGTGGAGTCTGGATTAGGGTTATGATTGTTTTTAATGTCATCGGCTGCTAAAGCATCAGCAATTGCTTCCCAATCATCCAAGCATCCATCGTCACCATCATCTTCTTCTGTCATGCTTTCTGAATAACAACCAccgctgctactgctgctgctccggctACTACTACCGGTGAAATTAGCCACTGATCTGTTACTTCCCAAGCTGCTTGTATGACTAGTAGGGCTGTTGGAAGGCGACTCCCAATCGCTGTAATGATTCATCAAACCATCGTTCTCTTCACCACCAGGATTAATCACTAATTTCACCAGCGATCGATCTCCCTCGTTTGAGGCATGCATGTCTGAAGCAGGCATTTTTGCACGAACATCGCCTTTATTTTCTTCCTTAAACCCCTTGTTCTTCACTATAAGAAAAAAACATTGATTAACCATAACAGCACATACAACTCATATCAGATCAAATACACATGATACAAAAAACTGAGAAAAATCACCTTGAGAAAGCCACTGTTCACGACGAGCATCAAGCTTGCACTGCTTCAATTTGGCAGTCCTGTTCACCTTCAAGATTGAAAAAATCAGGTTAGATCGTAACAAAAAAACAAGAAGAACGTCCTATTTTCCCAAAAAGAAAAAACCAACACGTTTCTCTCGCAACTATCCATCAATCAAACGATACGCATCAGAAAATCGAACAATTGAATAGAATTCAATAAATGTACCCGCTTTTTCTTGCCAATTTCCTTCGGATTGGAAACCGCGGTCGGGATCGAAGCGTTGGCGATCGAATCGTAAACCATGGCTGATGAATTCtcaaaaaaaccctagaaaattcgATTTGAAAAAACCTCCAGATCAAAAAAACAAGCGAAATTTCTCGAAGAGCAAAGATATCGATTCAGAGAAAACGATGGATATCAAGGATTGAGAGAATGCGAAAAGATTGAATTTTGGTGTGGATAGATAACGGAATTTGCTCTGCTTCGTTCGCCCTTTTGGCAACACATGAAACAGACTCTGTCCTCAAGTCGTCCTTTTATAGTTGCCTATTTACAATTATACCCTTCAGTGCCCGACTAATTTTCAGATCGTGCCACCAATATCGTTGACATAAAATGCGCCTGTCGATCTTTCATCTTGACTTAAATGTCATTTATCCCCACACTTTATTACACTTTCGTTACAATATATGAATACAACTTTTGATCGAATATATATAGGATGCAAAACTAACTGGATAAGAATTCTAATTCTAAATAGATAATAACT includes these proteins:
- the LOC111881483 gene encoding uncharacterized protein LOC111881483; translated protein: MVYDSIANASIPTAVSNPKEIGKKKRVNRTAKLKQCKLDARREQWLSQVKNKGFKEENKGDVRAKMPASDMHASNEGDRSLVKLVINPGGEENDGLMNHYSDWESPSNSPTSHTSSLGSNRSVANFTGSSSRSSSSSSGGCYSESMTEEDDGDDGCLDDWEAIADALAADDIKNNHNPNPDSTTASSELEPVETIKEDQEDSHAQVNHRAWRPDDAYRPQGLPNLLKQNSFPMNSDRHYKNVGFAFAPSTCPICCEDLDLTDTSFLPCPCGYRLCLFCHKRILEDNGRCPGCRKLYEQHAEQGIAASKLGRSHSMIPRR